The bacterium genomic interval GGCGACCTACTGCATCGAGGGCTTCATGCAGGACGGCAAGGCCCTGCAGATGGGCACCAGCCACAACCTGGGGCAGAACTTCGCCCGCGCTTTCGAGATCACCTTCACCGGGCGGGACAACACCGAGCAGTTGGCCTGGACGACCAGTTGGGGCGTCTCCACCCGCCTGGTGGGCGCCCTCATCATGGCCCACTCCGATGACGACGGCCTCGTCGTGCCGCCCCGCATGGCGCCGCGCAAGGGCGTGGTGGTGCCTCTGTGGAAGAGCGAGGAGGAGCGCGGCGCGGTGGAGCCCTTCGCCCGCCGCGCCTATGAGCTGCTGCAGGGGAAGCTGGGCGCCCTCAAGGTGATCTGGGACGGCGATGTGGACAAGCGTCCGGCCGACCGCTTTTTCGGCTGGGTGCAGCAGGGCATCCCCTTCCGCCTGGAGATCGGCCCCCGCGACGCCGCCCAGGGGACGGTCTGCCTTGTCCTGCGCCACAGCCGCCAGAAGCTCATTCTCAGCCTGGCCGAGCTGGAGGAGCGGATCGAGGGCCTGCTTGAGACGATGCAGGAGGAACTCTTCCGCCAGGCCCTGGAGCGCCGCCAGGCCGGCACCCGCCGCGTGGAGAGCTGGGAGGAGTTCCAGGCGGCCATTGCCGATCGCTGCTGGGTGGAGGCCCACTGGGACGGCACCACCCAGACCGAGGCAGCCATCAAGGAGGCGACCAAGGCCACCATCCGCTGCCTGCCCTTCGACTGGCCGGAGGAGGCCGGCCGCTGCGTGTTCAGCGGCCAGCCCAGCACTCGGCGTGTCCTCTTCGCGCTCGCCTACTGAACCAGATCTACCCTTCCAAATGAGAAGCGCGCGTCCACCGGACGCGCGCCT includes:
- the proS gene encoding proline--tRNA ligase; the encoded protein is MARNITPRAQDYSEWYLDVIKAGQLADYAPVKGAMVIRPTGYALWESIQADLDRRFKETGHVNAYFPLLIPESFMTKEAEHVEGFAPECAVVTHGGGKKLEEPLYIRPTSETIIGHMYAKWLSSWRELPILINQWANVLRWEMRTRLFLRTSEFLWQEGHTAHETAEEAQEETLRMLEVYRAFAEDFLAIPVVKGRKTEQEKFPGAVATYCIEGFMQDGKALQMGTSHNLGQNFARAFEITFTGRDNTEQLAWTTSWGVSTRLVGALIMAHSDDDGLVVPPRMAPRKGVVVPLWKSEEERGAVEPFARRAYELLQGKLGALKVIWDGDVDKRPADRFFGWVQQGIPFRLEIGPRDAAQGTVCLVLRHSRQKLILSLAELEERIEGLLETMQEELFRQALERRQAGTRRVESWEEFQAAIADRCWVEAHWDGTTQTEAAIKEATKATIRCLPFDWPEEAGRCVFSGQPSTRRVLFALAY